Proteins encoded in a region of the Orcinus orca chromosome X, mOrcOrc1.1, whole genome shotgun sequence genome:
- the LOC101279519 gene encoding uncharacterized protein LOC101279519, with amino-acid sequence MGMSKFTLGRPEFHPPPPPSAPRRLSARLSPPSIVARPLRRRPSPHGPHRGPGHAGGGEAGTEGEDDGFGEAGYAAINSMLDQVNSCLDDLEEKDEHLQARLQELLESNWQTHLEFQQELGEAPRDASPSALGAPSQAPTLPHWARLWPECSPPGLDTFSGAGLQISCGGVCCLGHPSATSLGMPGPTPPPGILSWGQV; translated from the coding sequence CCCCGAGTTCCATCCACCGCCTCCACCTTCTGCCCCGCGCCGGTTGTCAGCACGACTGTCGCCACCTTCCATCGTCGCGCGGCCCTTGCGGCGGCGCCCGAGCCCGCACGGGCCCCACCGGGGACCTGGGCATGCCGGTGGAGGCGAGGCGGGCACAGAAGGCGAGGACGACGGCTTCGGGGAAGCAGGGTATGCTGCCATCAACTCCATGTTGGACCAGGTCAACTCTTGTCTGGATGACCTAGAGGAGAAGGACGAGCACCTCCAAGCCCGCCTCCAGGAGCTGCTTGAATCCAACTGGCAGACGCACCTTGAGTTCCAGCAAGAGCTTGGGGAGGCCCCCCGCGATGCAAGCCCCTCGGCTCTGGGAGCCCCCAGCCAGGCCCCAACCCTGCCTCACTGGGCCAGGCTCTGGCCTGAGTGCTCACCACCTGGCTTAGATACCTTCTCAGGGGCTGGTCTACAGATCTCCTGCGGGGGGGTCTGCTGCCTAGGCCACCCTTCTGCTACTTCCCTTGGCATGCCTGGGCCCACCCCTCCTCCAGGCATCCTCTCCTGGGGCCAGGTGTAG